A DNA window from Neosynechococcus sphagnicola sy1 contains the following coding sequences:
- a CDS encoding response regulator — MTLNTSKPARILVIDDSLTVRAVISDYLEDAGYVIETADTGEEAWAMICNNPPDLIISDWSMPGLSGIGLCRRIRADPALEHIYFLLLTAREEISDLILGLDTGADEFITKPINREELRARIRAGLRLRQLTQSLMEVNQQLHARNELLASLALIDPVTGVLNRRALETGLPGLLLQVGDHQAEVFHNSQYFLYYRYLSIWLIQLDQFDEQMVAYGTEVATQLVQIVARRLQSNCLPGSLLYYYGDATFACITPGLDSKRTSEFGEVLRQAIAANPIKLPSGAQVLVTVSLGGNIASPDGTLDQDILLKQAEQCLIQARIAGHNRTRLFEGKHP, encoded by the coding sequence ATGACCTTAAACACGTCCAAGCCAGCCCGAATTCTAGTAATTGACGATAGTCTCACCGTCCGGGCAGTGATCTCCGATTATTTAGAAGATGCTGGCTATGTCATTGAGACTGCCGACACAGGCGAAGAGGCCTGGGCGATGATCTGCAATAATCCCCCGGATCTGATTATCAGTGACTGGTCGATGCCGGGACTTTCTGGCATTGGTTTATGCCGCCGAATTCGAGCCGATCCAGCCCTGGAACATATCTATTTCTTGTTGTTAACGGCTCGGGAGGAAATTTCGGATCTGATTCTGGGATTAGATACGGGAGCCGATGAGTTCATTACCAAACCAATTAACCGAGAAGAACTCCGAGCCCGGATTCGGGCGGGGCTGCGGCTGCGACAGTTGACCCAATCCCTGATGGAGGTAAATCAGCAGTTACATGCCCGCAACGAACTGCTGGCCTCCCTGGCTTTGATCGATCCCGTCACCGGAGTCCTCAACCGCCGGGCTTTAGAAACGGGGCTGCCGGGATTGTTGCTGCAAGTAGGGGATCACCAAGCAGAGGTGTTTCACAATTCCCAGTACTTTTTGTACTATCGTTACCTCAGTATCTGGCTGATTCAACTGGATCAGTTTGATGAGCAGATGGTTGCCTACGGTACAGAGGTGGCAACCCAATTAGTGCAAATCGTGGCCCGACGGCTACAAAGCAACTGCCTCCCTGGTAGCCTGCTCTATTATTACGGTGATGCCACCTTTGCATGTATTACCCCTGGACTGGATTCCAAACGCACCTCCGAATTTGGCGAGGTACTGCGGCAGGCGATCGCTGCCAACCCCATCAAGCTCCCCTCCGGGGCACAAGTTCTGGTGACGGTCAGCTTAGGCGGCAACATTGCCTCCCCCGATGGCACCCTCGATCAGGACATCCTCCTGAAGCAGGCAGAGCAATGCCTCATCCAAGCTAGAATTGCGGGTCACAACCGTACGAGACTCTTTGAGGGCAAACACCCCTGA
- a CDS encoding glutamate-5-semialdehyde dehydrogenase, with the protein MRSCRALVTAIQQGLAQTALDPAVVQLLTTREETRAMLHLDQYIDLIIPRGSNSFVRYVQDNTRIPVLGHAEGICHLYVDAAADVAKAVAIAVDAKTQYPAACNAIETLLVHSDIAPTFLPAVARALETQSVQLRGDETTVALLSGHGIACKLATEADWSTEYSDLILSIRVVPSLEAAITHIQTYGSRHTEAIATEDPRAAETFLAQVDAAGVFHNCSTRFADGFRYGLGAEVGISTQKMPPRGPVGLEGLVTYKYQVVGDGHLAVTYGGSHGKPFSHRELSG; encoded by the coding sequence GTGCGATCCTGTCGCGCCTTAGTGACCGCAATTCAACAGGGACTCGCCCAGACTGCCCTTGACCCGGCCGTTGTACAACTCCTGACCACCCGGGAAGAGACACGGGCCATGTTGCACCTAGATCAATATATTGATCTGATTATTCCCAGGGGGTCCAATAGCTTTGTCCGCTATGTGCAGGACAATACCCGGATTCCGGTGCTGGGTCATGCCGAGGGCATTTGTCACCTCTATGTTGATGCCGCCGCTGATGTCGCCAAAGCCGTAGCGATCGCCGTGGATGCCAAAACCCAATATCCTGCCGCCTGTAACGCCATTGAAACCTTACTGGTGCATAGCGACATAGCGCCAACGTTTTTACCCGCCGTCGCCCGTGCCCTGGAAACGCAATCTGTGCAACTACGGGGAGATGAAACCACGGTAGCCCTGCTCTCGGGTCATGGCATTGCTTGTAAACTGGCAACCGAGGCCGATTGGAGCACAGAATATAGCGATTTAATCCTGTCCATCCGAGTTGTACCCTCCCTAGAGGCGGCGATCACCCACATCCAGACCTACGGTTCGCGTCACACGGAGGCGATCGCCACCGAAGATCCCAGAGCCGCTGAAACCTTTTTGGCCCAAGTCGATGCCGCTGGGGTTTTCCACAATTGCTCTACCCGCTTTGCCGATGGATTTCGCTATGGCTTGGGTGCCGAAGTCGGCATCAGTACACAGAAAATGCCGCCCCGTGGCCCCGTGGGACTGGAGGGACTGGTAACTTACAAGTATCAGGTGGTGGGGGATGGGCATCTGGCCGTCACCTATGGGGGAAGTCACGGGAAGCCCTTTAGCCACCGAGAGTTGTCAGGGTAG
- a CDS encoding 5-formyltetrahydrofolate cyclo-ligase, which translates to MAGGFYDRMLSQPEWADIPTLGIVFAFAQLPALPRDPWDRPLQGVVTEQGVFG; encoded by the coding sequence ATGGCGGGGGGTTTCTATGACCGGATGTTGAGTCAGCCAGAGTGGGCGGATATACCTACCCTGGGCATTGTCTTTGCCTTTGCCCAATTGCCCGCTTTACCGCGTGATCCTTGGGATCGCCCCCTTCAGGGAGTGGTAACCGAACAAGGTGTGTTTGGGTAG
- a CDS encoding 5-formyltetrahydrofolate cyclo-ligase, whose amino-acid sequence MAADPSPSPKQVLRQALLQQRQSLTVEDWQHRSQQLCHQLQTTPQWQQAQTILAYQSFRQEPDLQALYLLDKQWGFPRCVGDRLCWHRWSPEGEWLLQIGAYGILEPEPDSPMLEPQAVDLILVPALACDRHGYRLGYGGGFL is encoded by the coding sequence ATGGCTGCCGACCCGTCGCCCTCTCCCAAGCAAGTGCTCCGGCAGGCACTGCTGCAACAACGCCAGTCCCTGACGGTGGAGGATTGGCAGCACCGCAGTCAGCAGCTTTGCCACCAGTTGCAAACCACTCCCCAATGGCAGCAAGCCCAGACGATTCTGGCCTACCAGAGTTTTCGCCAGGAACCGGATTTGCAGGCGTTATATCTTCTGGACAAGCAATGGGGCTTCCCCCGCTGTGTGGGCGATCGCCTGTGTTGGCACCGATGGTCACCGGAAGGTGAATGGCTCTTACAAATCGGAGCCTATGGCATTCTCGAACCCGAACCGGATTCCCCGATGCTGGAACCCCAAGCGGTGGATTTGATCCTTGTCCCGGCCCTCGCCTGCGATCGCCATGGGTATCGCCTCGGCTATGGCGGGGGGTTTCTATGA